One window from the genome of Spirosoma rhododendri encodes:
- a CDS encoding TIGR02757 family protein, producing MRAEVADLLNRKVDQYNGPSFIERDPVSIPHKFTVRQDIEIMGFWAAVLAWGQRPVILRKTAELIDLMDGSPYEFIRTHQESDLKRFLDFKHRTFNATDALYFIHFFREYYLQHNSLEDAFVQGVDPNAETVGPALMAFHDRFCAESEYFPARTRKHIATPARNSSCKRLLMFLRWMVRQDDKGVDFGLWSRLKPSQLVIPIDVHVNRVAHRLGLLDSRTDQPASPDWKTALRLTETLRELDPNDPVRYDFALFGLGVEGEL from the coding sequence ATTCGGGCCGAAGTCGCCGACCTGCTAAACCGCAAGGTCGATCAGTACAATGGGCCGTCATTTATTGAGCGCGACCCCGTTTCCATTCCCCACAAATTCACGGTTCGGCAGGATATCGAGATCATGGGCTTCTGGGCAGCGGTGCTGGCCTGGGGACAGCGCCCGGTGATTCTGCGCAAGACCGCCGAGTTAATTGACCTGATGGACGGCTCGCCCTACGAGTTTATCCGTACGCATCAGGAGAGTGACCTCAAACGCTTTCTGGATTTCAAACACCGCACCTTCAACGCGACGGATGCGCTGTATTTCATTCACTTTTTCCGGGAATACTACCTACAGCATAATTCGCTGGAAGATGCGTTTGTGCAGGGCGTCGACCCGAACGCCGAGACGGTTGGCCCCGCCCTGATGGCGTTTCACGACCGGTTCTGCGCCGAAAGTGAGTATTTCCCCGCCCGCACCCGCAAGCACATCGCCACGCCCGCCCGCAACTCGTCGTGCAAACGGCTGCTGATGTTTCTGCGCTGGATGGTTCGGCAGGACGATAAAGGCGTTGACTTCGGCCTCTGGTCCCGCCTGAAACCGAGTCAGCTGGTTATCCCCATCGATGTACACGTCAACCGGGTGGCGCACCGGCTGGGTCTGCTCGACAGCCGCACCGATCAGCCCGCTTCACCCGACTGGAAGACGGCCCTTCGCCTGACCGAAACGCTGCGCGAACTTGATCCGAACGACCCCGTCCGATACGACTTTGCCTTGTTTGGGCTGGGTGTCGAAGGGGAGTTATAA